A portion of the Cryptomeria japonica chromosome 5, Sugi_1.0, whole genome shotgun sequence genome contains these proteins:
- the LOC131075048 gene encoding disease resistance protein RUN1-like isoform X1: protein MEISVQHQSQPPAIKILCDLNEEFHQYQPPTNRIPFDVNNKFNVFLSFRGKDVRKTFVDHLYESLSGAGLRVFLDSEELEKGKDIDSSLQTAIETSDVFIPIFSQHYAESPWCLKEAAQMLRSNGFIIPLFYDVEPCDVRYPQREGGPFAEAFRKHYSHLDRQDETTIEEWKNALYQISSLSGWTRAEEFGYEGRLVKRVVKDVLNTLKITPLDVPVHLVGIETHMCDLFNRLDLSSSHNTVRVGVSGIGGVGKTTLAKAVYNRIYARFDAYFFAQKNNTLVDLQRAILRRLVNYHGEVSSVAEGKALMENLLRGVCALVILDDVNDRSHLDAVNGNWFGPGSRIIITSRNRHILNLAKVDSVLEMSGLGEGEALQLFCWHAFSRAFAENPYKQLSTRIAKACRGHPLALQVTGAHLFDKKERDGIQCWKEALHNIGENQEISGVLRISYDGLSHVEKEIFLDIACCFAGERKNDAVIFWEVLHPNRVQTALKNLSLKMLIGINGSGYQTHLSMHDLLREMGRGIQEQVDNNRRLWLPMGAQRNLCRDRAEGVNMLIYTGENGREPVSVHRMPSLRYLDVKNTKVVGNIGNLAPNLLWMKIRNCEFVSDTYSWLTLRNRFQLDSNWSQVRILSVEQCASLARIPNTLDSLVNLRRLYLRDCVALTTLPTTLGNLSQLEKLYLGGCTSLTSLPHTVGNLRQLKYLELQGCTGLRSLPDTVGNLRRLKYLDLSDCRGLRNLPSTVGDLAHLKRLYLLRCTGLRNLPNTIGDLAQLWHLCICGCSALQSLRYPLVKLQNLRSFHLSDCRDIESFHDGVVKSAQVRELNRRVGLGSLVEKKFNVYFIYHAADEKEILMDYYKYKSNLRTGSLRICPGSVDSDSSDIREAIDNSDILVPVFSKSFVESIMCVRIYAAMRRSNALLMPLLLRTYTCDHQNKLNKTWRELEVEGLKI from the exons ATGGAGATTTCTGTTCAGCACCAGTCTCAGCCTCCCGCCATCAAAATCCTCTGCGATCTCAACGAGGAGTTTCATCAGTATCAGCCGCCCACCAACAGAATCCCCTTCGATGTCAACAACAAATTTAATGTGTTTCTGAGCTTTCGCGGAAAAGATGTGAGAAAAACTTTTGTCGACCATCTTTACGAATCTCTCTCTGGAGCGGGACTTAGGGTTTTCCTCGACAGCGAAGAACTGGAGAAGGGCAAAGACATCGATTCCAGCTTGCAAACGGCCATTGAAACAAGTGATGTTTTCATTCCGATATTTTCCCAACACTATGCAGAATCACCTTGGTGTCTGAAGGAGGCGGCCCAAATGTTGAGATCTAATGGCTTCATCATTCCTCTGTTTTATGATGTGGAGCCCTGTGATGTTCGCTACCCTCAAAGAGAGGGAGGTCCATTCGCCGAGGCATTCAGAAAACATTACAGCCATTTAGATCGGCAGGATGAGACTACAATCGAGGAATGGAAGAATGCTCTTTATCAAATCTCTTCTCTTTCTGGTTGGACAAGGGCGGAAGAATTCGG ATACGAAGGAAGACTGGTAAAACGGGTTGTGAAAGACGTGTTGAATACCTTAAAGATTACTCCGCTGGATGTCCCTGTTCATCTTGTGGGAATTGAAACGCATATGTGTGACCTGTTCAATAGATTAGATCTCAGTTCGTCGCATAACACAGTAAGAGTGGGAGTCAGCGGTATAGGCGGCGTTGGTAAAACTACCTTGGCCAAGGCTGTTTACAATAGAATTTATGCTAGGTTTGATGCTTATTTCTTTGCACAGAAAAATAATACTCTTGTAGACTTGCAACGGGCAATTCTAAGAAGATTGGTAAATTACCATGGAGAAGTTTCAAGTGTTGCTGAGGGAAAAGCTCTGATGGAAAACCTATTGCGAGGAGTTTGTGCCCTTGTCATATTGGATGATGTGAATGATCGGAGCCACTTGGATGCAGTGAATGGGAATTGGTTTGGCCCTGGTAGCAGAATCATCATTACATCCCGAAACCGACACATACTCAATCTTGCCAAGGTTGATTCAGTTCTTGAAATGAGTGGGCTAGGGGAGGGTGAAGCTCTTCAATTGTTTTGTTGGCATGCTTTCTCGAGGGCATTCGCGGAGAACCCCTACAAACAACTTTCTACAAGAATTGCAAAAGCCTGCCGGGGACATCCTCTTGCATTGCAAGTTACTGGAGCACATTTGTTTGATAAGAAGGAGCGGGATGGCATTCAATGTTGGAAAGAAGCTCTCCATAACATTGGGGAAAATCAAGAAATATCTGGAGTCCTTCGAATCAGTTATGATGGACTTAGCCATGTTGAGAAGGAAATATTTCTGGATATAGCTTGTTGCTTTGCTGGTGAAAGGAAAAATGACGCTGTTATCTTCTGGGAAGTTCTACACCCAAACAGAGTTCAAACAGCCCTCAAGAACCTTTCGCTGAAAATGCTTATAGGTATTAATGGCAGTGGCTATCAAACACACCTCAGTATGCATGACCTTTTGAGGGAAATGGGAAGAGGAATTCAAGAGCAGGTTGATAATAATAGGAGACTGTGGCTGCCAATGGGTGCACAAAGAAATTTGTGCAGAGACAGAGCAGAGGGAGTGAATATGCTCATTTACACAGGAGAGAATGGAAGAGAGCCCGTTAGTGTGCATAGAATGCCTTCCCTACGCTACCTAGATGTGAAAAATACAAAAGTAGTGGGGAACATTGGAAACTTGGCGCCGAATTTGTTATGGATGAAAATAAGAAATTGTGAATTTGTAAGTGATACGTATTCATGGTTAACATTAAGAAACAGATTCCAGCTGGATAGCAATTGGTCCCAAGTCAGGATTTTAAGTGTAGAGCAGTGTGCAAGTCTTGCGAGAATTCCAAATACACTTGACAGCTTGGTGAACCTCCGACGCCTGTATCTGCGGGATTGCGTAGCTCTCACAACACTTCCAACCACTCTTGGTAACTTGTCACAATTGGAAAAGTTATATTTGGGCGGCTGTACGAGTTTAACAAGCCTTCCTCATACTGTGGGCAACTTGAGGCAGCTAAAATATTTGGAATTGCAAGGTTGTACAGGTCTAAGAAGCCTTCCTGATACTGTGGGCAACTTGAGGCGgctaaaatatttggatttgtcaGACTGTAGAGGTCTAAGGAATCTCCCCAGCACTGTAGGTGATTTAGCTCATCTGAAAAGGTTGTACTTGTTAAGATGTACAGGGCTAAGGAATCTCCCCAACACAATAGGCGACCTGGCACAACTCTGGCATTTGTGCATCTGTGGTTGTTCAGCTTTACAGAGCCTTCGTTACCCGTTGGTCAAGTTACAAAATCTAAGGTCATTCCATTTATCAGATTGTAGAGACATAGAAAGCTTTCATGATGGGGTGGTGAAGTCAGCCCAGGTTAGGGAGTTAAACAG AAGGGTCGGCCTAGGAAGCTTGGTTGAGAAGAAGTTTAATGTCTACTTTATTTACCACGCAGCAGATGAAAAGGAAATATTGATGGATTATTATAAGTACAAATCCAACTTGCGCACCGGATCACTTCGAATATGCCCAGGCAGTGTGGATAGCGATAGTAGTGACATTAGGGAGGCAATTGATAACTCTGATATTCTTGTTCCTGTATTTTCCAAAAGCTTTGTGGAGTCGATTATGTGCGTGAGAATATACGCAGCCATGCGGCGCTCGAATGCCCTTTTAATGCCTCTGCTCCTTCGCACCTATACATGTGACCATCAGAACAAACTTAATAAAACGTGGAGAGAGTTAGAAGTCGAAGGTTTGAAGATATAA
- the LOC131075048 gene encoding disease resistance protein RUN1-like isoform X2 — protein MEISVQHQSQPPAIKILCDLNEEFHQYQPPTNRIPFDVNNKFNVFLSFRGKDVRKTFVDHLYESLSGAGLRVFLDSEELEKGKDIDSSLQTAIETSDVFIPIFSQHYAESPWCLKEAAQMLRSNGFIIPLFYDVEPCDVRYPQREGGPFAEAFRKHYSHLDRQDETTIEEWKNALYQISSLSGWTRAEEFGYEGRLVKRVVKDVLNTLKITPLDVPVHLVGIETHMCDLFNRLDLSSSHNTVRVGVSGIGGVGKTTLAKAVYNRIYARFDAYFFAQKNNTLVDLQRAILRRLVNYHGEVSSVAEGKALMENLLRGVCALVILDDVNDRSHLDAVNGNWFGPGSRIIITSRNRHILNLAKVDSVLEMSGLGEGEALQLFCWHAFSRAFAENPYKQLSTRIAKACRGHPLALQVTGAHLFDKKERDGIQCWKEALHNIGENQEISGVLRISYDGLSHVEKEIFLDIACCFAGERKNDAVIFWEVLHPNRVQTALKNLSLKMLIGINGSGYQTHLSMHDLLREMGRGIQEQVDNNRRLWLPMGAQRNLCRDRAEGVNMLIYTGENGREPVSVHRMPSLRYLDVKNTKVVGNIGNLAPNLLWMKIRNCEFVSDTYSWLTLRNRFQLDSNWSQVRILSVEQCASLARIPNTLDSLVNLRRLYLRDCVALTTLPTTLGNLSQLEKLYLGGCTSLTSLPHTVGNLRQLKYLELQGCTGLRSLPDTVGNLRRLKYLDLSDCRGLRNLPSTVGDLAHLKRLYLLRCTGLRNLPNTIGDLAQLWHLCICGCSALQSLRYPLVKLQNLRSFHLSDCRDIESFHDGVVKSAQVRELNRRVGLGSLVEKGRPRKLG, from the exons ATGGAGATTTCTGTTCAGCACCAGTCTCAGCCTCCCGCCATCAAAATCCTCTGCGATCTCAACGAGGAGTTTCATCAGTATCAGCCGCCCACCAACAGAATCCCCTTCGATGTCAACAACAAATTTAATGTGTTTCTGAGCTTTCGCGGAAAAGATGTGAGAAAAACTTTTGTCGACCATCTTTACGAATCTCTCTCTGGAGCGGGACTTAGGGTTTTCCTCGACAGCGAAGAACTGGAGAAGGGCAAAGACATCGATTCCAGCTTGCAAACGGCCATTGAAACAAGTGATGTTTTCATTCCGATATTTTCCCAACACTATGCAGAATCACCTTGGTGTCTGAAGGAGGCGGCCCAAATGTTGAGATCTAATGGCTTCATCATTCCTCTGTTTTATGATGTGGAGCCCTGTGATGTTCGCTACCCTCAAAGAGAGGGAGGTCCATTCGCCGAGGCATTCAGAAAACATTACAGCCATTTAGATCGGCAGGATGAGACTACAATCGAGGAATGGAAGAATGCTCTTTATCAAATCTCTTCTCTTTCTGGTTGGACAAGGGCGGAAGAATTCGG ATACGAAGGAAGACTGGTAAAACGGGTTGTGAAAGACGTGTTGAATACCTTAAAGATTACTCCGCTGGATGTCCCTGTTCATCTTGTGGGAATTGAAACGCATATGTGTGACCTGTTCAATAGATTAGATCTCAGTTCGTCGCATAACACAGTAAGAGTGGGAGTCAGCGGTATAGGCGGCGTTGGTAAAACTACCTTGGCCAAGGCTGTTTACAATAGAATTTATGCTAGGTTTGATGCTTATTTCTTTGCACAGAAAAATAATACTCTTGTAGACTTGCAACGGGCAATTCTAAGAAGATTGGTAAATTACCATGGAGAAGTTTCAAGTGTTGCTGAGGGAAAAGCTCTGATGGAAAACCTATTGCGAGGAGTTTGTGCCCTTGTCATATTGGATGATGTGAATGATCGGAGCCACTTGGATGCAGTGAATGGGAATTGGTTTGGCCCTGGTAGCAGAATCATCATTACATCCCGAAACCGACACATACTCAATCTTGCCAAGGTTGATTCAGTTCTTGAAATGAGTGGGCTAGGGGAGGGTGAAGCTCTTCAATTGTTTTGTTGGCATGCTTTCTCGAGGGCATTCGCGGAGAACCCCTACAAACAACTTTCTACAAGAATTGCAAAAGCCTGCCGGGGACATCCTCTTGCATTGCAAGTTACTGGAGCACATTTGTTTGATAAGAAGGAGCGGGATGGCATTCAATGTTGGAAAGAAGCTCTCCATAACATTGGGGAAAATCAAGAAATATCTGGAGTCCTTCGAATCAGTTATGATGGACTTAGCCATGTTGAGAAGGAAATATTTCTGGATATAGCTTGTTGCTTTGCTGGTGAAAGGAAAAATGACGCTGTTATCTTCTGGGAAGTTCTACACCCAAACAGAGTTCAAACAGCCCTCAAGAACCTTTCGCTGAAAATGCTTATAGGTATTAATGGCAGTGGCTATCAAACACACCTCAGTATGCATGACCTTTTGAGGGAAATGGGAAGAGGAATTCAAGAGCAGGTTGATAATAATAGGAGACTGTGGCTGCCAATGGGTGCACAAAGAAATTTGTGCAGAGACAGAGCAGAGGGAGTGAATATGCTCATTTACACAGGAGAGAATGGAAGAGAGCCCGTTAGTGTGCATAGAATGCCTTCCCTACGCTACCTAGATGTGAAAAATACAAAAGTAGTGGGGAACATTGGAAACTTGGCGCCGAATTTGTTATGGATGAAAATAAGAAATTGTGAATTTGTAAGTGATACGTATTCATGGTTAACATTAAGAAACAGATTCCAGCTGGATAGCAATTGGTCCCAAGTCAGGATTTTAAGTGTAGAGCAGTGTGCAAGTCTTGCGAGAATTCCAAATACACTTGACAGCTTGGTGAACCTCCGACGCCTGTATCTGCGGGATTGCGTAGCTCTCACAACACTTCCAACCACTCTTGGTAACTTGTCACAATTGGAAAAGTTATATTTGGGCGGCTGTACGAGTTTAACAAGCCTTCCTCATACTGTGGGCAACTTGAGGCAGCTAAAATATTTGGAATTGCAAGGTTGTACAGGTCTAAGAAGCCTTCCTGATACTGTGGGCAACTTGAGGCGgctaaaatatttggatttgtcaGACTGTAGAGGTCTAAGGAATCTCCCCAGCACTGTAGGTGATTTAGCTCATCTGAAAAGGTTGTACTTGTTAAGATGTACAGGGCTAAGGAATCTCCCCAACACAATAGGCGACCTGGCACAACTCTGGCATTTGTGCATCTGTGGTTGTTCAGCTTTACAGAGCCTTCGTTACCCGTTGGTCAAGTTACAAAATCTAAGGTCATTCCATTTATCAGATTGTAGAGACATAGAAAGCTTTCATGATGGGGTGGTGAAGTCAGCCCAGGTTAGGGAGTTAAACAG AAGGGTCGGCCTAGGAAGCTTGGTTGAGAAGGGTCGGCCTAGGAAGCTTGGTTGA